A region from the Aegilops tauschii subsp. strangulata cultivar AL8/78 chromosome 5, Aet v6.0, whole genome shotgun sequence genome encodes:
- the LOC109780424 gene encoding uncharacterized protein isoform X2 codes for MNYTTRTIAFNGLFPTIVCQKDNNSSPLLALCNSLILLGEFNLNLGYGVCTISEKKLIDRVSDYFMTKATHKGTKTRRTANKTLKRLAQPIQCKMMLTSVEHMETSEELQLFEKLGIKVYHANVVDPKEEELVRAIGTNTFDTLLAGLAAHKAKTDVQSRSPGSSKVDGSATSHLEAVNWELIDDFLTKNHTQLTAYGIQSIKQQMIDNNTTVCALFWNNQFHVVSQLHGTLLLLQNNADQVDKPIVWKHFNDVLDSSWTQGNDYVAKSVDFKGCRRFIIYPNMTGSSALVALCNAILLRGDVDLSKILDCNLSLNLGHLHQVVFGASKTKSYTMRPEEWVVAVGCLHQPVDVKMNFKSIRNIKITKDFEIFENFGFDLYHGFIADPEDLNLCNAIGERYYDCTTESPPSHLKVEDHRELLDKFLKDHDTELTPHGLQSLQEELSETNIHVIFWNKQFHTAIKCNNRIFVLDPSLSSFDAGKIWRSLDSVDGAGETLASVSYPKSGEHKCISPDCLLAFNSPFNLRRHNYVHHTSSGSKELDILQHRTEFSNCWDSLSSEESGEILSLKDMKFKKLEGKLIVRILEQRSSEGDSVAMTLLGIRSRLMEGEKITSAVLFAVLDEASEKTLLSSDIRNCEEGRIWDGSPSGIMTDMNSLLACYSYLLEKALVNKWLQHKDALANKVGEDLIAAEKAEKRGKKKANDQNKQGNHSSTRNHSSTSTGQRDDQSLEGTGEDTRDNDKQGELDISSHPTGNHSSTSTGQRDDQPLEGTAEDPRDNRVQSSQSLKHPEDDTIGNLYDLVLEFLKRFRNNEPKKFYRGIIEAIKYMNNLHMHILFSHIEEYSPELAAYIIDHYHDSDRVKADISRAAAQYLIEHNIGKSEQEIREGISVMIVGLPSPTSNMSFKKYARLNKLIRPFKLPKKFRRLFSPRWKGRLYLMTYAGRKAARGLLNYILETHKEKLCWRGEWKLSDMRIKDGLFRIDKQALYDADVDGMAEDFKKYIELLNPYYVVVEQSSSNSPPYWEILQTDTMVIPDPSKDPKAFRRFL; via the exons ATGAATTATACAACGAGGACCATTGCCTTCAATGGACTGTTTCCCACTATTGTCTGTCAGAAAGACAATAACTCATCCCCACTGTTAGCTTTAT GTAATTCATTAATTCTATTGGGCGAGTTCAACTTAAATTTAGGGTATGGTGTCTGTACTATATCAGAGAAGAAACTTATTGACCGTGTCTCTGATTATTTTATGACTAAGGCCACTCACAAG GGGACGAAAACTAGGAGAACTGCAAACAAAACCCTCAAACGTTTGGCACAACCCATTCAGTGTAAAATGATGCTCACAAG TGTTGAGCATATGGAGACCAGTGAAGAACTCCAGTTATTTGAGAAATTGGGTATTAAAGTTTATCATGCTAATGTTGTTGATCCCAAG GAGGAAGAACTTGTTAGAGCCATAGGGACAAATACATTTGACACCCTTTTGGCTGGTCTTGCTGCACATAAAGCCAAGACAGATGTGCAGAGTCGTTCTCCCGGTTCTTCAAAGGTGGATGGGAGTGCAACATCGCATTTGGAGGCAGTCAATT GGGAATTGATTGATGACTTCCTTACTAAGAACCACACTCAGTTAACAGCATATGG TATCCAGTCTATAAAACAACAGATGATAGATAATAATACAACTGTATGTGCTCTGTTCTGGAATAATCAGTTTCACGTGGTGTCGCAG CTACATGGAACTTTGCTTCTGTTACAAAATAATGCAGATCAGGTTGACAAGCCTATTGTATGGAAGCATTTCAATGAT GTTTTGGACAGCTCATGGACACAAGGGAATGACTATGTCGCAAAATCTGTGGATTTTAAAGGCTGCCGGAGGTTCATTATTTATCCTAATATGACTGGCTCATCCGCGCTGGTAGCACTAT GCAATGCCATACTTCTAAGAGGCGATGTGGACCTGAGTAAAATACTCGATTGTAACTTGAGTCTAAATCTTGGCCATCTTCATCAAGTTGTTTTTGGGGCCTCCAAG ACTAAATCCTATACCATGAGGCCAGAAGAATGGGTTGTAGCAGTAGGATGCCTTCATCAACCTGTCGATGTTAAAATGAACTTCAAAAG CATCCGTAACATAAAAATCACGAAAGACTTTGAGATTTTTGAGAACTTTGGCTTTGATTTATACCATGGTTTCATCGCTGACCCGGAG GATCTCAATCTTTGCAATGCAATTGGAGAAAGGTATTATGATTGTACAACTGAGAGCCCACCTTCTCATTTGAAGGTAGAAGATCATA GAGAGTTACTTGATAAGTTCCTAAAAGATCATGATACCGAACTAACACCTCATGG TTTGCAAAGTTTACAAGAGGAATTGTCTGAAACAAATATCCATGTTATATTCTGGAACAAACAGTTCCATACTGCTATCAAG TGCAATAACCGCATCTTTGTTTTGGATCCAAGTTTGAGTTCATTTGATGCTGGCAAAATATGGAGAAGTTTAGACAGT GTGGATGGTGCCGGAGAAACTTTGGCCAGTGTTTCCTACCCT AAGTCAGGCGAACATAAATGCATCAGTCCAGATTGTCTATTGGCATTTAACTCACCATTTAATCTTCGACGGCATAATTATGTTCATCATACAAGTTCTGGCAGCAAAGAATTG GACATTTTGCAACACAGAACTGAATTTAGTAATTGTTGGGATAGT CTCTCATCTGAAGAGTCTGGGGAGATATTGTCTTTAAAGGATATGAAATTTAAG AAACTTGAGGGAAAACTCATTGTGCGAATATTAGAACAGCGATCTTCTGAAGGGGACAGTGTTGCTATGACGTTGTTG GGCATTAGGAGTCGTTTAATGGAAGGAGAAAAGATAACGTCAGCAGTTCTGTTTGCTGTTCTCGATGAAGCCAGCGAGAAAACTTTGTTAAGCTCTGATATTCGTAATTGTGAAGAGGGAAGAATATGGGACGGCAGTCCGAGTGGCATCATGACTGACATGAACTCATTGCTTGCGTGTTACAGCTACTTGCTTGAGAAAGCATTG GTGAACAAATGGTTACAACACAAGGATGCACTAGCAAATAAAGTTGGGGAAGATCTTATTGCCGCGGAGAAAGCGGAGAAAAG GGGAAAGAAAAAGGCCAACGACCAAAACAAACAGGGAAATCATAGTTCTACCAGAAATCATAGTTCTACTTCTACTGGCCAACGTGATGACCAATCTTTAGAAGGCACTGGAGAGGATACAAGAGATAACGACAAACAGGGAGAGCTAGATATTTCTTCTCATCCTACCGGAAATCATAGTTCTACTTCTACTGGCCAACGTGATGACCAACCTTTAGAAGGCACTGCAGAGGATCCAAGAGATAACAG GGTTCAAAGTAGCCAATCGTTAAAACATCCTGAAGACGACACCATTGGCAATCTGTATGATTTGGTTCTTGAATTCCTCAAGAG GTTTAGGAACAACGAACCCAAAAAATTCTACAGAGGCATAATTGAAGCGATTAAATATATGAACAATTTGCATATGCACATTCTTTTTTCGCACATTGAAGAATATTCTCCAGAACTTGCTGCATATATTATTGATCATTATCATGACAGTGACAG GGTTAAAGCTGATATATCACGTGCTGCTGCTCAATACCTCATCGAACATAATATCGGAAAATCTGAGCAAGAGATACGTGAGGGTATATCTGTGATGATTGTGGGTCTGCCCTCACCAACCAG TAACATGTCTTTTAAGAAATATGCTAGGCTAAACAAGTTGATAAGGCCTTTTAAACTTCCAAAGAAGTTTCGTCGACTTTTTTCACCTCGTTGGAAAGGAAGATTGTACTTGATGACATATGCTGGTAGAAAAGCTGCTCGTGGGTTATTGAACTACATCCTTGAGACGCACAAGGAAAAACTCTGTTGGAGAGGTGAATGGAAATTGTCTGACATGCGAATCAAAGATGGATTGTTTCGTATTGACAAACAAGCATTGTATGATGCGGATGTCGATGGGATGGCTGAAGATTTTAAAAAGTACATTGAACTCCTGAATCCTTACTATGTTGTAGTTGAACAATCCTCCTCCAATAGTCCACCATATTGGGAAATTCTTCAAACTGACACCATGGTGATACCAGATCCGTCTAAGGACCCAAAGGCATTTCGCAGATTTCTTTAG
- the LOC109780424 gene encoding uncharacterized protein isoform X1 yields MNYTTRTIAFNGLFPTIVCQKDNNSSPLLALCNSLILLGEFNLNLGYGVCTISEKKLIDRVSDYFMTKATHKGTKTRRTANKTLKRLAQPIQCKMMLTSVEHMETSEELQLFEKLGIKVYHANVVDPKEEELVRAIGTNTFDTLLAGLAAHKAKTDVQSRSPGSSKVDGSATSHLEAVNWELIDDFLTKNHTQLTAYGIQSIKQQMIDNNTTVCALFWNNQFHVVSQLHGTLLLLQNNADQVDKPIVWKHFNDVLDSSWTQGNDYVAKSVDFKGCRRFIIYPNMTGSSALVALCNAILLRGDVDLSKILDCNLSLNLGHLHQVVFGASKTKSYTMRPEEWVVAVGCLHQPVDVKMNFKSIRNIKITKDFEIFENFGFDLYHGFIADPEDLNLCNAIGERYYDCTTESPPSHLKVEDHRELLDKFLKDHDTELTPHGLQSLQEELSETNIHVIFWNKQFHTAIKCNNRIFVLDPSLSSFDAGKIWRSLDSVDGAGETLASVSYPKSGEHKCISPDCLLAFNSPFNLRRHNYVHHTSSGSKELDILQHRTEFSNCWDSLSSEESGEILSLKDMKFKKLEGKLIVRILEQRSSEGDSVAMTLLGIRSRLMEGEKITSAVLFAVLDEASEKTLLSSDIRNCEEGRIWDGSPSGIMTDMNSLLACYSYLLEKALVNKWLQHKDALANKVGEDLIAAEKAEKSRGKKKANDQNKQGNHSSTRNHSSTSTGQRDDQSLEGTGEDTRDNDKQGELDISSHPTGNHSSTSTGQRDDQPLEGTAEDPRDNRVQSSQSLKHPEDDTIGNLYDLVLEFLKRFRNNEPKKFYRGIIEAIKYMNNLHMHILFSHIEEYSPELAAYIIDHYHDSDRVKADISRAAAQYLIEHNIGKSEQEIREGISVMIVGLPSPTSNMSFKKYARLNKLIRPFKLPKKFRRLFSPRWKGRLYLMTYAGRKAARGLLNYILETHKEKLCWRGEWKLSDMRIKDGLFRIDKQALYDADVDGMAEDFKKYIELLNPYYVVVEQSSSNSPPYWEILQTDTMVIPDPSKDPKAFRRFL; encoded by the exons ATGAATTATACAACGAGGACCATTGCCTTCAATGGACTGTTTCCCACTATTGTCTGTCAGAAAGACAATAACTCATCCCCACTGTTAGCTTTAT GTAATTCATTAATTCTATTGGGCGAGTTCAACTTAAATTTAGGGTATGGTGTCTGTACTATATCAGAGAAGAAACTTATTGACCGTGTCTCTGATTATTTTATGACTAAGGCCACTCACAAG GGGACGAAAACTAGGAGAACTGCAAACAAAACCCTCAAACGTTTGGCACAACCCATTCAGTGTAAAATGATGCTCACAAG TGTTGAGCATATGGAGACCAGTGAAGAACTCCAGTTATTTGAGAAATTGGGTATTAAAGTTTATCATGCTAATGTTGTTGATCCCAAG GAGGAAGAACTTGTTAGAGCCATAGGGACAAATACATTTGACACCCTTTTGGCTGGTCTTGCTGCACATAAAGCCAAGACAGATGTGCAGAGTCGTTCTCCCGGTTCTTCAAAGGTGGATGGGAGTGCAACATCGCATTTGGAGGCAGTCAATT GGGAATTGATTGATGACTTCCTTACTAAGAACCACACTCAGTTAACAGCATATGG TATCCAGTCTATAAAACAACAGATGATAGATAATAATACAACTGTATGTGCTCTGTTCTGGAATAATCAGTTTCACGTGGTGTCGCAG CTACATGGAACTTTGCTTCTGTTACAAAATAATGCAGATCAGGTTGACAAGCCTATTGTATGGAAGCATTTCAATGAT GTTTTGGACAGCTCATGGACACAAGGGAATGACTATGTCGCAAAATCTGTGGATTTTAAAGGCTGCCGGAGGTTCATTATTTATCCTAATATGACTGGCTCATCCGCGCTGGTAGCACTAT GCAATGCCATACTTCTAAGAGGCGATGTGGACCTGAGTAAAATACTCGATTGTAACTTGAGTCTAAATCTTGGCCATCTTCATCAAGTTGTTTTTGGGGCCTCCAAG ACTAAATCCTATACCATGAGGCCAGAAGAATGGGTTGTAGCAGTAGGATGCCTTCATCAACCTGTCGATGTTAAAATGAACTTCAAAAG CATCCGTAACATAAAAATCACGAAAGACTTTGAGATTTTTGAGAACTTTGGCTTTGATTTATACCATGGTTTCATCGCTGACCCGGAG GATCTCAATCTTTGCAATGCAATTGGAGAAAGGTATTATGATTGTACAACTGAGAGCCCACCTTCTCATTTGAAGGTAGAAGATCATA GAGAGTTACTTGATAAGTTCCTAAAAGATCATGATACCGAACTAACACCTCATGG TTTGCAAAGTTTACAAGAGGAATTGTCTGAAACAAATATCCATGTTATATTCTGGAACAAACAGTTCCATACTGCTATCAAG TGCAATAACCGCATCTTTGTTTTGGATCCAAGTTTGAGTTCATTTGATGCTGGCAAAATATGGAGAAGTTTAGACAGT GTGGATGGTGCCGGAGAAACTTTGGCCAGTGTTTCCTACCCT AAGTCAGGCGAACATAAATGCATCAGTCCAGATTGTCTATTGGCATTTAACTCACCATTTAATCTTCGACGGCATAATTATGTTCATCATACAAGTTCTGGCAGCAAAGAATTG GACATTTTGCAACACAGAACTGAATTTAGTAATTGTTGGGATAGT CTCTCATCTGAAGAGTCTGGGGAGATATTGTCTTTAAAGGATATGAAATTTAAG AAACTTGAGGGAAAACTCATTGTGCGAATATTAGAACAGCGATCTTCTGAAGGGGACAGTGTTGCTATGACGTTGTTG GGCATTAGGAGTCGTTTAATGGAAGGAGAAAAGATAACGTCAGCAGTTCTGTTTGCTGTTCTCGATGAAGCCAGCGAGAAAACTTTGTTAAGCTCTGATATTCGTAATTGTGAAGAGGGAAGAATATGGGACGGCAGTCCGAGTGGCATCATGACTGACATGAACTCATTGCTTGCGTGTTACAGCTACTTGCTTGAGAAAGCATTG GTGAACAAATGGTTACAACACAAGGATGCACTAGCAAATAAAGTTGGGGAAGATCTTATTGCCGCGGAGAAAGCGGAGAAAAG TAGGGGAAAGAAAAAGGCCAACGACCAAAACAAACAGGGAAATCATAGTTCTACCAGAAATCATAGTTCTACTTCTACTGGCCAACGTGATGACCAATCTTTAGAAGGCACTGGAGAGGATACAAGAGATAACGACAAACAGGGAGAGCTAGATATTTCTTCTCATCCTACCGGAAATCATAGTTCTACTTCTACTGGCCAACGTGATGACCAACCTTTAGAAGGCACTGCAGAGGATCCAAGAGATAACAG GGTTCAAAGTAGCCAATCGTTAAAACATCCTGAAGACGACACCATTGGCAATCTGTATGATTTGGTTCTTGAATTCCTCAAGAG GTTTAGGAACAACGAACCCAAAAAATTCTACAGAGGCATAATTGAAGCGATTAAATATATGAACAATTTGCATATGCACATTCTTTTTTCGCACATTGAAGAATATTCTCCAGAACTTGCTGCATATATTATTGATCATTATCATGACAGTGACAG GGTTAAAGCTGATATATCACGTGCTGCTGCTCAATACCTCATCGAACATAATATCGGAAAATCTGAGCAAGAGATACGTGAGGGTATATCTGTGATGATTGTGGGTCTGCCCTCACCAACCAG TAACATGTCTTTTAAGAAATATGCTAGGCTAAACAAGTTGATAAGGCCTTTTAAACTTCCAAAGAAGTTTCGTCGACTTTTTTCACCTCGTTGGAAAGGAAGATTGTACTTGATGACATATGCTGGTAGAAAAGCTGCTCGTGGGTTATTGAACTACATCCTTGAGACGCACAAGGAAAAACTCTGTTGGAGAGGTGAATGGAAATTGTCTGACATGCGAATCAAAGATGGATTGTTTCGTATTGACAAACAAGCATTGTATGATGCGGATGTCGATGGGATGGCTGAAGATTTTAAAAAGTACATTGAACTCCTGAATCCTTACTATGTTGTAGTTGAACAATCCTCCTCCAATAGTCCACCATATTGGGAAATTCTTCAAACTGACACCATGGTGATACCAGATCCGTCTAAGGACCCAAAGGCATTTCGCAGATTTCTTTAG
- the LOC109780424 gene encoding uncharacterized protein isoform X3 translates to MNYTTRTIAFNGLFPTIVCQKDNNSSPLLALCNSLILLGEFNLNLGYGVCTISEKKLIDRVSDYFMTKATHKGTKTRRTANKTLKRLAQPIQCKMMLTSVEHMETSEELQLFEKLGIKVYHANVVDPKEEELVRAIGTNTFDTLLAGLAAHKAKTDVQSRSPGSSKVDGSATSHLEAVNWELIDDFLTKNHTQLTAYGIQSIKQQMIDNNTTVCALFWNNQFHVVSQLHGTLLLLQNNADQVDKPIVWKHFNDVLDSSWTQGNDYVAKSVDFKGCRRFIIYPNMTGSSALVALCNAILLRGDVDLSKILDCNLSLNLGHLHQVVFGASKTKSYTMRPEEWVVAVGCLHQPVDVKMNFKSIRNIKITKDFEIFENFGFDLYHGFIADPEDLNLCNAIGERYYDCTTESPPSHLKVEDHRELLDKFLKDHDTELTPHGLQSLQEELSETNIHVIFWNKQFHTAIKCNNRIFVLDPSLSSFDAGKIWRSLDSVDGAGETLASVSYPDILQHRTEFSNCWDSLSSEESGEILSLKDMKFKKLEGKLIVRILEQRSSEGDSVAMTLLGIRSRLMEGEKITSAVLFAVLDEASEKTLLSSDIRNCEEGRIWDGSPSGIMTDMNSLLACYSYLLEKALVNKWLQHKDALANKVGEDLIAAEKAEKSRGKKKANDQNKQGNHSSTRNHSSTSTGQRDDQSLEGTGEDTRDNDKQGELDISSHPTGNHSSTSTGQRDDQPLEGTAEDPRDNRVQSSQSLKHPEDDTIGNLYDLVLEFLKRFRNNEPKKFYRGIIEAIKYMNNLHMHILFSHIEEYSPELAAYIIDHYHDSDRVKADISRAAAQYLIEHNIGKSEQEIREGISVMIVGLPSPTSNMSFKKYARLNKLIRPFKLPKKFRRLFSPRWKGRLYLMTYAGRKAARGLLNYILETHKEKLCWRGEWKLSDMRIKDGLFRIDKQALYDADVDGMAEDFKKYIELLNPYYVVVEQSSSNSPPYWEILQTDTMVIPDPSKDPKAFRRFL, encoded by the exons ATGAATTATACAACGAGGACCATTGCCTTCAATGGACTGTTTCCCACTATTGTCTGTCAGAAAGACAATAACTCATCCCCACTGTTAGCTTTAT GTAATTCATTAATTCTATTGGGCGAGTTCAACTTAAATTTAGGGTATGGTGTCTGTACTATATCAGAGAAGAAACTTATTGACCGTGTCTCTGATTATTTTATGACTAAGGCCACTCACAAG GGGACGAAAACTAGGAGAACTGCAAACAAAACCCTCAAACGTTTGGCACAACCCATTCAGTGTAAAATGATGCTCACAAG TGTTGAGCATATGGAGACCAGTGAAGAACTCCAGTTATTTGAGAAATTGGGTATTAAAGTTTATCATGCTAATGTTGTTGATCCCAAG GAGGAAGAACTTGTTAGAGCCATAGGGACAAATACATTTGACACCCTTTTGGCTGGTCTTGCTGCACATAAAGCCAAGACAGATGTGCAGAGTCGTTCTCCCGGTTCTTCAAAGGTGGATGGGAGTGCAACATCGCATTTGGAGGCAGTCAATT GGGAATTGATTGATGACTTCCTTACTAAGAACCACACTCAGTTAACAGCATATGG TATCCAGTCTATAAAACAACAGATGATAGATAATAATACAACTGTATGTGCTCTGTTCTGGAATAATCAGTTTCACGTGGTGTCGCAG CTACATGGAACTTTGCTTCTGTTACAAAATAATGCAGATCAGGTTGACAAGCCTATTGTATGGAAGCATTTCAATGAT GTTTTGGACAGCTCATGGACACAAGGGAATGACTATGTCGCAAAATCTGTGGATTTTAAAGGCTGCCGGAGGTTCATTATTTATCCTAATATGACTGGCTCATCCGCGCTGGTAGCACTAT GCAATGCCATACTTCTAAGAGGCGATGTGGACCTGAGTAAAATACTCGATTGTAACTTGAGTCTAAATCTTGGCCATCTTCATCAAGTTGTTTTTGGGGCCTCCAAG ACTAAATCCTATACCATGAGGCCAGAAGAATGGGTTGTAGCAGTAGGATGCCTTCATCAACCTGTCGATGTTAAAATGAACTTCAAAAG CATCCGTAACATAAAAATCACGAAAGACTTTGAGATTTTTGAGAACTTTGGCTTTGATTTATACCATGGTTTCATCGCTGACCCGGAG GATCTCAATCTTTGCAATGCAATTGGAGAAAGGTATTATGATTGTACAACTGAGAGCCCACCTTCTCATTTGAAGGTAGAAGATCATA GAGAGTTACTTGATAAGTTCCTAAAAGATCATGATACCGAACTAACACCTCATGG TTTGCAAAGTTTACAAGAGGAATTGTCTGAAACAAATATCCATGTTATATTCTGGAACAAACAGTTCCATACTGCTATCAAG TGCAATAACCGCATCTTTGTTTTGGATCCAAGTTTGAGTTCATTTGATGCTGGCAAAATATGGAGAAGTTTAGACAGT GTGGATGGTGCCGGAGAAACTTTGGCCAGTGTTTCCTACCCT GACATTTTGCAACACAGAACTGAATTTAGTAATTGTTGGGATAGT CTCTCATCTGAAGAGTCTGGGGAGATATTGTCTTTAAAGGATATGAAATTTAAG AAACTTGAGGGAAAACTCATTGTGCGAATATTAGAACAGCGATCTTCTGAAGGGGACAGTGTTGCTATGACGTTGTTG GGCATTAGGAGTCGTTTAATGGAAGGAGAAAAGATAACGTCAGCAGTTCTGTTTGCTGTTCTCGATGAAGCCAGCGAGAAAACTTTGTTAAGCTCTGATATTCGTAATTGTGAAGAGGGAAGAATATGGGACGGCAGTCCGAGTGGCATCATGACTGACATGAACTCATTGCTTGCGTGTTACAGCTACTTGCTTGAGAAAGCATTG GTGAACAAATGGTTACAACACAAGGATGCACTAGCAAATAAAGTTGGGGAAGATCTTATTGCCGCGGAGAAAGCGGAGAAAAG TAGGGGAAAGAAAAAGGCCAACGACCAAAACAAACAGGGAAATCATAGTTCTACCAGAAATCATAGTTCTACTTCTACTGGCCAACGTGATGACCAATCTTTAGAAGGCACTGGAGAGGATACAAGAGATAACGACAAACAGGGAGAGCTAGATATTTCTTCTCATCCTACCGGAAATCATAGTTCTACTTCTACTGGCCAACGTGATGACCAACCTTTAGAAGGCACTGCAGAGGATCCAAGAGATAACAG GGTTCAAAGTAGCCAATCGTTAAAACATCCTGAAGACGACACCATTGGCAATCTGTATGATTTGGTTCTTGAATTCCTCAAGAG GTTTAGGAACAACGAACCCAAAAAATTCTACAGAGGCATAATTGAAGCGATTAAATATATGAACAATTTGCATATGCACATTCTTTTTTCGCACATTGAAGAATATTCTCCAGAACTTGCTGCATATATTATTGATCATTATCATGACAGTGACAG GGTTAAAGCTGATATATCACGTGCTGCTGCTCAATACCTCATCGAACATAATATCGGAAAATCTGAGCAAGAGATACGTGAGGGTATATCTGTGATGATTGTGGGTCTGCCCTCACCAACCAG TAACATGTCTTTTAAGAAATATGCTAGGCTAAACAAGTTGATAAGGCCTTTTAAACTTCCAAAGAAGTTTCGTCGACTTTTTTCACCTCGTTGGAAAGGAAGATTGTACTTGATGACATATGCTGGTAGAAAAGCTGCTCGTGGGTTATTGAACTACATCCTTGAGACGCACAAGGAAAAACTCTGTTGGAGAGGTGAATGGAAATTGTCTGACATGCGAATCAAAGATGGATTGTTTCGTATTGACAAACAAGCATTGTATGATGCGGATGTCGATGGGATGGCTGAAGATTTTAAAAAGTACATTGAACTCCTGAATCCTTACTATGTTGTAGTTGAACAATCCTCCTCCAATAGTCCACCATATTGGGAAATTCTTCAAACTGACACCATGGTGATACCAGATCCGTCTAAGGACCCAAAGGCATTTCGCAGATTTCTTTAG